The Mytilus edulis chromosome 12, xbMytEdul2.2, whole genome shotgun sequence genome contains a region encoding:
- the LOC139499111 gene encoding lazarillo protein-like, with the protein MTCINVFVFQSAIVLVLLNTVTKGQLPKEGDCVDIPAIEKCNWQKIAGKWFIQERFGDASQLSCPELQIHTVKEENGTLDVYIGYLNNTSKEFNNHFYGVYSPSSTDSGRAVFEAVSGPAKDLYFPFTVVDIDYEEYMLVYSCIPHPKRTGTNLEFVIIYSRKQDKMTSEIKNSLSRLLDEYGVNANKFSSFDQSKETCKAKTDKVEL; encoded by the exons ATGACTTGTATTAACGTATTCGTATTTCAATCAGCTATCGTGCTAGTTTTATTAAATACTGTAACCAAAGGACAATTACCAAAGGAAGGAGATTGTGTAGATATACCCGCTATTGAAAAGTGTAACTGGCAAAAG ATTGCTGGTAAATGGTTTATTCAAGAAAGATTCGGTGATGCTTCTCAGTTATCCTGTCCCGAACTGCAGATACACACAGTAAAGGAGGAAAATGGAACACTTGATGTATACATAGGATATCTAAATAACAC GTCCAAAGAGTTTAATAACCATTTTTATGGAGTATATTCCCCCAGTTCTACTGATTCAGGAAGAGCAGTTTTTGAAGCCGTTAGTGGACCTGCCAAAGATCTATACT TTCCATTCACAGTTGTGGATATTGATTATGAAGAATATATGCTCGTGTATAGTTGTATTCCTCATCCTAAAAGAACAGGAACAAATTTAG AGTTTGTTATCATTTATTCACGAAAACAAGATAAAATGACTTCAGAAATCAAGAATAGTCTGTCAAGACTACTGGACGAGTACGGTGTTAATGCAAACAAATTCAGTTCTTTTGACCAGAGTAAAGAAACATGTAAAGCAAAAACAGACAAAGTAGAACTGTAA